CTTCACCGCCTTGTCCACGGCTAGCCGGCTGGCCGGGCTCCCGTCATAGCCCACCACTATGCACGTGTAGACCAAGCCCCTACACCATCATCCCTATAGGCGATAGGGGTTAAACAAGGCTATCCTCCGGGCACCCCTTAGCACCTTGGGGCGTACTGGTTGGCTGGCCTGGAGGAGGCGTGGCGGCTGCTCGACTCAGCGCGCAGGGTCCACGTGGTGAGCCATATAGACCTTGACGGCCTCGCCGCGGCTGCGCTGCTGCTACGCTGGGCCCGGCGCCGCGGGCTCGAGGCGGTCCACAGCGTTGCTGGCGCCCGGGGCCTCTACCGGGTCCTCCGCCGCGGGCTCCAGGAGGCGGCGGGGAGGCCCGGCACCCTGGTGGTCGTCGCCGACCTGTCCCCGAGAAGCCGCTCCGAGGCGGAGGCGGTGGCGGCGCTGCTCCGCTGGGGCCAGAGGCTGGCCTGGATAGACCACCATGAATGGCCCCCGGGCGCCCGGGAGGCGCTTGAGCGTGCTGGGGCTGTGGTGGTTCACGACCGGTCCCACGTGACGGCTGAGATAGCGTGCTGCGTCGCCCGCTGCGGCGGCGAGGACCTGGAGCTCGTGGAGATAGCCAGGGCCGATGACAGCTGCTCCGAGGACCCCCGCGGCCTGGCGGAGCGGTGGAGGCTCGTCCTCCGCCATCTGGACTGGGAGGGCCTCCGGAGGGCGGCGGAGGCGCTGGCGGAGGGCGACCTGTGGCCCGACTGGGCTAGGAGGATCTACGAGGCCGAGGCGCCCCGCTACTACGAGGAGATAAGGAGGAGCACCAGGGTGGACCGCTACGAGATCAGCGGCGTCCGGGTGGCGGTCGTCACTCCCCCGCCCAGGGCAAGTGGCTGCGACGTCCAGCGCCTGGGCCTCGTCCCCGGCCCTGGGGAGGTCGATGTCGCCGTGATCCTCTACCCCCGGGGGCTCAGCATAAGGACCTGGGGGAAACTGAGGGCCGACTGCATCGCCTCCAGGCTGGGCGGCGGAGGCCACAGCCACGTGGCGGGTGCCCCGAGGCCGAGCACCAGCATGGGCCCGGCCCAGGTGGCGAGGATGGTGGCCAACGCGGCCGCCGGGTGCAGGGGCCTTTGAAACGCTGAAATAGAGCCGGGGGCCTCGGCGAGCCTACCTCGGGGGCCTGGGCCTTGGCTAGGCGGATACTGTTCCTAGTCGGCCCCGAGTTCGAGGATATCGAGCTCTACTACCCGCTCTACAGGCTCCAGGAGGAGGGCTATGAGACCCTGGTCGCGGGGCCCAGCCGGGACACCCTGCCGGGGAAGAGGGGGTATAGCGTCAAGCCCGACCTGGTCTTCGAGGAGGTGGACCCCCGCGAGTACGTGGGCCTCGTCCTCCCCGGCGGTAGGGGCCCCGAGAGGATAAGGAACAACGAGCACGTGAAGAGGATAGCTAGGAGCTTCTTCGAGGACGAGAGGCCGGTCGCGGCCATATGCCACGGGCCGCAGATACTCATCAGCGCCGGCGTGCTCCGCGGCCGCCGGGCCACGAGCTACCCCGGGATAAAGGACGACGTGATAAACGCTGGCGCCGAGTGGCTGGACCAGCCCGTGGTGGTTGACGGAAACCTCGTCACCGCCAGGGTGCCGCCCGACATGCCTGCCTGGATGAGGGAGTACATCCGGCTGCTGAAGTCCCGGGGCTACTAGCGGCCTGGTCACGGGCCGCAGCGCCGCAGGGCCAGCAGGGCCCCGGCGCCCGCCAGCGCCAGGCCGGCGGCGAGGATGGCGAGGCCCCGGGCCTCGAGCTTCCCCGGCGGGTTCTCCTCTAGCCTCGCAAGCGCCTTGTCAGCCTCCTGCAGCGCTCCCAGGGCCTGGGCCAGGTCGCGCTCCAGCCTATCCGGCGGCAGCTCCTCGACGATCCTGCTCAGGGTGGCGAGGTACTTCTCCGCCTGCCGGTCCAGGCCCTGGAGAGCCTCTATGATCTTGGCCGCCTTGGCGGTGTCCTCCTGGGCCTCCGCCATGAGGGCTGCTAGGAGCCCGGCGGCCTGCGTGTCGAGCCCCAGCTTGGACCTCAGCAGCACGGCTAGAATGGGGTTCCCGGCGAGCCCGGCCAGCATCTTCATGGTCTTGTTGTACCAGCTGCTATGGGTCAGGTTGTAGAACTCCTCTATCGTCGCGGCAGCCTGAGACGCGTTGCCGAGAACCCGCCGGTAATCCTCGAGGGCGGCCCTGACCCGGGGGAGCTGGCGCGCGAGCTCCCGGTAGCCCTCGAGCAGCCCGCTCTGGTTGAGCTCCCGGAGTACGGCCTGGTACCTCTCTAGGAGGCCGCGGTACTCCACCGCCTCCTGGTAGAGGTGCTTGTAGCTGCCGGCGGCGTAGTGGTATAGGAGCAGCCCGGCTACCGCTAGCACAACCCCGGCGCCGATGGCCGCGCCGGCTAGGAGGCATGAGTAAGGCCTTCCCGTGGCCATCCCGGCGCCCTCTCTCCGGCCTGTGCCGGGAGATGTGTCCTGTGCGAGAGGCGGGGCTAGTCTAGGGACCGCCTGGCCTCCTCAGCGAGGTAGGCGAGGTTGAGCTCCGTCTCGGGGTCGAACAGCATAACCTTTTCCCTCGGCACGACCACGTAGAGTTTTTCCCCGGCCTCCGGCCTCACGTTCGGCGGTGTCACAACCTTCAGGGGGACCCCGGCGGCCGTCAGCGTCACGATGTTCTCCTTGCCGAGCGGCTCGACCACGTAGACCTCAGCCATGATGCTCAGCGTGTCCTTCACCGGTTCCTGGCTGAGCCTAGCATGCTCTGGCCGGAACGCCACCACTACCTCTCTCAGCCCCCTCTTCGCCATCACCCTGGAGTAGTCCTCCCTGGGCGTGAACCATGAGCCCGCGACCTCAACCCTGCCCTCTTCGGCCTTGCCTGGGAGTATGTTGGCGGGGGGAGAGCCGATGAACCCGGCCACGAACAAGTTGCGCGGCGCATTGTAGACCTCGTCGGGGCTCCCCACCTGCTGCACCCTGCCCCGGTTAAGCACAACTATCATGTCGGCCATGCTCATGGCCTCCGACTGGTCGTGGGTAACGTATATCGCTGTTATCCCCAGGCTCCTCTGCAGCCTCTTCAGCTCCGCCCTTATGCGGAGCCGCAGCAGGGCATCTAGGTTGCTGAGGGGCTCGTCTAGGAGCAGGACCTCAGGCTCCTTGACAAGCGCCCGGGCGAGGGCGACCCTCTGCTGCTGGCCCCCGCTCAGCTGCCCCGGGTACCGGTCGAGAAGCTCCTCTATATGGAGGAGCTTAGCGACCTCATGCACCTTAGCGTCTATCTTCTCCCGGGGGAGCTTGCGCAGCCTCAACGGGAAGGCTATGTTATCATACACGGTCATGTGTGGGTAGAGCGCATAGTTCTGGAACACCAGGCCCACGTTGCGCTCCTTCGGCGGCAGGTCGGTCACATCCCGGTCCCCGAAGAATATGCGGCCGCTCGTCGGCTTGTAGATCCCGGCTATCAGGTAGAGTAGCGTCGACTTCCCCGCGCCGCTCGGCGCCAACAGCGCGGAGAATCTTCCGTCGGGGAAGATCAGCGACACGTTATCTACCGCCACTACCCGGCCAAACTTCTTTGTCACGTTCTCGAGCCGGACCTCCACCATTCAGCCTTTCACCCCGCCGCTGGCAGCTTCGAGGAGGAGCCTCTGGGTGATGATGAAGAAGACTATGGTGGGTAGCAGGTAGAGAGTGCCCGCGGCTGCCGCCACGGGCAGGTAGGCTGTCTCTATGTTACCCACCACCTCTTCTATAAAGGTAGCGAGCGTCTTGATGCCCCCGGTGTAGAGGAACACGTGCACGTATATCAGGTCTTCCCAGCCCGCTAGGAAGGCGAAGATGGAGAGGGCTGCTATCCCCGGCTTGACCTGGGGCAGCACTATCTGCCAGAAGGCGCGGAGCCGGGAGGCCCCGTCCACAAGGGCGCTCCACTCGACCTCCCAGGGTATCTTGTCGAAGAACCCCTTCATCAGCCATATGCTCATGGGTATCTCCAGGGCCGCCCGGGCCAGGATGGTGTAGAGGAAGCGGTACCCCGTAACCGCGTCCCTTGGCACAGCCCCGAGGCTCCAGACGTAGATGGCGTAGACCGCTATGATAAGCGCCACTCCCGGGAAAGCGTGCAGCAGGATTATGAGCTCCATGAGCCTGCGCCTCCCCGGGAACCTCATCCTGGAGAACGCGTAGCCCGCCATGACGCTCGCCGCGACAACCACGGCGGTGACGCCGAGCGCCACTATGAAGGTGTTGAGCACTATCGCTGCAAGGTAGCGGGCCGTGTAGAGCCTGCCGGCGGCGGGCTCCAGCCGGCCCTCAAGGAGGAGCCTCCAGTTATCGAGGCTGTAGCGGGCGGTGAATATGTCGGGGCCCGAGAGCATGTGGTCGGCGAAGCTCGAGAGCACGAGGAGCAGGTAGAGCAGCACCAGGGGGAGGGTGGCCAGGCCCACCGCCAGGCCCAGCACCAGGGTGAGGCGGCGCCTGGGCAGGGTCTCCACATCCCTGAGCTGGGACCACTCGGCCCCGCTCCTCCGCAGCCTGGGGAGGCGGAGCTGCACGGCTAGATCTCACCCCGCGGCTCCTGCATCATCCTCTGGAAGCCTAGCAGCCGGAGCGCGGCCAGGCCGAGCACCACGCCCAAGGCCACGAGCAGGGTGGAGGCAGCGGCCGCTAGGCCCTGGTCGCCGGTGGAGAACGCAGTGTTGAACACGTAGAGGGCCCATGTGCTCCCCCACCACCTGTCCAGGGCACCCCACTCCACCAGCAGGAATATGTGGGCGTAGGTTGTGACGAGGCTGAGCAGCTGCCAGATGGTAACGTACACCAGGTGCCAGCGGAGCTGGGGAACCAGTATGTGCCTAACCAGCTGCCAGGTGGAGGCCCCGTCCACCCTCGCGGCTATGATGTGTTCCCTGGGTATGCTGCGGAGCGCGCTGTAGAACACCACCATGCCGAAGCTCACGCCCACCAGGCCGTTGACGAGGACCAGTATGGCCCAGTCGCTGTAGGGGAGCAGCGCGGGGTTGGTGCCCCAGTCCACAGGCTTGTCTATAACGCCTAGCCGGAGGAGGATGCTGTTGAGCGTCCCGGTGCGGTCACCGAGGAAGAAGTAGTACCATATCAGCGAGTACACTGCTATAGGCGTCATGCGGGGAAGCATCCAGGCGAGCCTCGTCGGCAGGGAGATGCTCTCCTCCATTAGGAAGGCCGCCAGAGCCAGGGCGAGGCCGCCCAGCACGTTGACCAGGAGCGTGAGCGAGACGAACACTATGGTTGTGCGTATGATCTTGCCAACGTCCGGGTCGTGGAGGAGCAGGTGGAGGAGCCTCTCGTAGTTGTAGGTAGTGACGCTTCCGAGGTAGCGGTGCAGGTTCCAATCCCTAAGAGGCGTGAACCCGATGTAGATGGAGAGCATGAGGGGGGCTATGTAGAACACGGCTATGAGGAAGAGGGCGGGCATGAGGAAAAACGCTGCCGGGCCGAGCCTAGGCCTGGGCACAGCTTCACACCCCTAGGGGGATGCTAGGGGAAGCTCCAGTCCCTCGGGATCTCGCCGACAATCTCCACCGTCTTGGAGAGCTCGGGGTCCGCCTTGATCTTCGATATTATGTAGTTCACGGCCTCCTCGGGGGTCATCTCGCCCCGGAGCACCTTGTCCACGGCGCTGGCGAATATGTCGGCCAGCCTCGGGTAGTCGGGGTGCATCGGGGTCAGGTGGGTGTACTTCAGCATATTGCTCGCGTTGGCGAGGAACGCCACGTTTATGTCGTTGACGGTAGCCTTGACTATATCGGCTATGGAGTTCTTCACCTCGGGGCTCAGGTCTACCTGCAGCTTGGCCAGCTTCTCCACCCACGCCTTGTCTGCTATCAGCTCGGCCGCTGCCTTCCTCACCGGCAGGTGGGCGCTTATGATGCTGTGTATCGCCACCAGGTCAGGGTCGTCAGCCTTGACTACCAGGAGGAACGCCAGCATGTGGTACACGTCCTTGAGCTCGCTGTACCTGGGGTTGTCCTTGCCCGCGTTGCTCGCTATCATCCAGACGAAGGGCTGGCTAAGGGTCACCGGCTTATCACCGGGGTCGCCGGCTGCGAAGAGGGTATAGTAGAAGTACTTCTTCACCTCCTCGGTGGTCAGCGGCCTCTTCTCGCCGGTCTTCGGGTCCAGGTAGTAGGGCTTAGTCTGCCACTCCGTCCAGTGCCAGGTGCCGCCTATCCACACCAGCGTCTGGCCGCTGACCACCGCGGGGTGTATCTGCTTGGCCCAGTCCCAGCTCATCATGTCCTCCGGCAGCAGGTGGTCGCGAGCCATCCGCCACTCGACGTAGAGCCACTTGTAGACGGCCGGCACGTCGAGGACCAGCATGTTCTTCTCGGGGTCGTAGAGCCTGCCCCCGAAGGCGTAGATGAACTGTATTAGGTCTGGGTGGGCGCTGCCCTTACGGTGCAGCACACCCCACTTGCTGCACCCGCTCTCCACCGCCAGCTTGGCGTAGCGGTAGATGTCGTGCCAGGTTACCTCGCCCCTCTCTATCTTCTCCGCGAGGCCGGCGAGTATGTCGTTGCCGGTCTTCTCCTTGATGCATGCTGCTACGTCGGTGCGCCAGTAGAGGGGCCTAGCCTCGGTGTCCTGCGGCAGGCCGTAGTACCTGCCCTTGTACTGGACGGCTGCGAGCAGGCTGGGGTAGAAGTCGCCTAGGAGGCTCTTGTACTTCTCCAGGTAGGGGGTTATGTCGAGCAGGTAGCCCTGCTCGGCGAACCTCGCTATGTGCTTGTAGCTGTTAGCCATTATGTCGGGGTTGGCGTTGCTCTGGAAGGCTGCGGCGAAGTCCTCTGCCAGCTTGTCCCCGCCGCCGCGGCGGAAGTTCTGCTTAACCTCTATCCTGAAGTCTACGCCGTTCTTCTCTAGTATCTTGTTGAGCCTGTACGCGGCCTCGGCGACGGCGAGGGTCCTCATCACGCTGTTGGGGTCGCCGGCGCCCCAGACGGTGAAGGTGGCCTTGTGTATGCCCTGAGCCGCTAGGTAGCGGCCTATAGCTACTATGTCCTCCTCGATGTTGCCGGTGAGTGTTGGCTTGGAGGGCTTGGCCTGGCCTGCCGTTGCTGCTGGGGAGGATGCGGCGGCTGTAGTCGTGGTGGCCGCGGTGGCCGGCGGCGCTGTGGTGGTTGCCGCGGGCTTGCCTCCACGCTGGAGGGTTATGGCGGCTGCTATAGCTATGATAACTATTATTACGACCGCGGCGGCTATGAGGCCTGTGCGCTGAGCCATGGCACCACCACTCCTCCTGGGCACGTGAAAACCTCTTCAATTATTTACTATATACTGCGTAACAGTTGTTAGCTAAAAGTCTTGCCATTATAGGATGCTGCGGTCTATTGCGGGGGCTTGGTGGGCGTGGAGAGGGATTAGCCGCTATGCTTATATCGCGGCCCCGGGTTAGCCGTGGGCTTGGCGTGGGAGATTGGATACGAGGCGGGCGATGCGCTTGGATTCGAGAATGAAGTAGAGCTGCAGTGCGTGGCGTGCGGCGCCAGGTACCCGCCGCACCCGAGGCTGGTCCGCTGCCCCCGCTGCGGCGGCCTCCTCGATGTCAAGGTCGAGCCCGCGAGGCCTCCATCCTGGAGGCTCTGGGAGCAGCGGAGGCCCGGGGTCTGGAGGTACCGGGAGCTTCTGCCGGCGGTAAGCGGCGTCAAGCCCGTGAGCATCGGCGAGGGGGCTACCCCGCTGGTGGAGCTCGAGAACATAGGGAGGATGCTGGGCTTCCGGAGGCTCTACGCTAAGAACGAGGGCCAGAACCCGACGGGGAGCTTCAAGGACCGCGGCATGACCGTGGCGGTGACGCTGGCTAAGGCGGCCGGCGCCAGGGCTCTCGTGGTGGCGAGCACGGGCAACACTGCTGCAAGCGTCTCCGCCTACGGCGCCAGGGCGGGGCTCCGGAGGATAGTGGTGGTGCCCCGCGGGAAGACGGCGCTGGGCAAGCTGGCTCAGAGCGTGCTCTACGGCGCCGATATAGTGGAGATAGAGGGGAGCTTCGACGACGCGCTGAGGGCCGTGATGGAGGCGGTGGGGAGGGATGCGAGGCTCTACCCTCTGAACAGCTTCAACCCCTGGAGGCTGGAGGGCCAGAAGACCCTCGCCTACGAGGTTGTCGAGGCGCTTGGAGGGGAGCCGCCCGACTGGGTGGTGGTCCCAGTGGGCAACGCGGGCAACATATCCGCTATATGGAAGGGGTTCCGGGAGCTCCACCGCCACGGGCTGATAGACAGGCTGCCGAGGATGGCGGGGGTGCAGGCTGAGGGCGCGGCGCCGCTAGCCAGGGCCTGGAGGAAGGGGCTGAACGAGCCGCTCTTCGTAGACAAGCCGGAGACGAGGGCGACAGCGATAAGGATAGGGCACCCGGTCAACTGGCCCAAGGCTATGAGGGCAGTGCGGGAGAGCAACGGCGTCTTCACGATGGTGAGTGATAGGGAGATACTCCGGGCCCAGGCGATGCTGGCGAGGCTGGAGGGCGTCGCCGTGGAGCCTGCCAGCGCGGCGAGCCTGGCGGGCCTCATAAAGCTCGTCGAGGAGGGGGTCATATCAAGCGACGAGACAGTGGTGATAGTGCTGACGGGCCACGGGCTGAAGGACCCCCAGGCTATGCTGGAGGCGGGGGCCAGGAGGTACGTGGCGGCCGGCGTGGAGGACGCGGTGAAGCTGGTCACCAGCCTGGCCGGCGGCTAGCCCCTATTTCTATCCCCTACCTGAGCCGGCCTCTCCTCCACCCTCCTCGCGTAGACGAGGTAGCCCGTGTGGGCTATCATAGTCGTCTTCGGCCTGAGCGCGTCGCCCCGGGGCTCGTACTCGCGGAGCAGGACCTCGTAGACCCGGGTCTCCGCCCAGCCGCCGCGGAGATCCATCGCGGATAGGAGCCTCGAGACCTGGTTGACCGCCGGGAGGAAGAAGACGGCGCCGGCGCCGGGGCGGAGGGCGCGGTGTAGCACCGGTAGCACCGCCCAGGGGTCGGGCATGTCCACCACGGCCGCGTCCAGCCCCTCCTCGTCCACCCCCAGCCTCGCGTCCCGGTGCTTCAGCTCCACGCGGTCCAGAAGCCCCACCGTCTCCAGGTTCTTTCTGGCGGTCTCCAGCATGTCGCTGCGGACCTCGTAGCTGTAGACCCTGCCGGTGGCTCCCACAGCCTGAGCGAGGACTATTGTAGTGTAGCCGCTGCCCACCCCTATCTCGAGCACCCGGGCCCCCGGCTTGAGGTCGAGCAGCATGAGTATGAGGCCGTGGTCCTTCGGGTATATCACCTGGCTCCTCCTGCGCAGCCCCCTTTCCATGTAGTCGACCAGCCGGGGCTGGAGCACCAGCGCCAGGGCCCCGCTGCTCAGCCTCACCCAGGAGCCGTAGCGGAGCCCCACCAGGTCGTCGTGCCTCACCACGCCCCGGTCGCTGCCCTGCACCCTGCCCCTCTCGACCCGGAACAGGAACCTCCTCCTCTCATCCAGGACGAGGAGCACTGGGCAGCCCTCGCACACCACGTCGCGGCAGCACTCGCCCCCCACGGGGATGCACTCCCCGGGGGAGGGCCGCGGGGCTGTAGAGCCCGCCTATAACGATGTCACGCCGCAGCCCCCGGCCGCCTGGAGGCTATCAGGCTATAGGGCTCCGGGCCCCGGGTAGCCCCCGGGGACGTGATGAACGCGCCGGAAGCGAACCCCGGGCCGAGGCGCCACCACGGCGGCGCTGATGGCGTAAGCCGGGTTGGCTGAGGCCCTCCTCCCCGGAGCTCTCGCAGCTGGAGAAGAGGCGGCGGTGATACATGGTTCTCTACAGCCCCCTAAGCCCCTAGCCCTCCCGCGCGCCTAGTCCCTCCCAGCGGTGAGCTGGCCGTGAGCCTCGGCGTCGAGAAGACCGCCTGCCACAGCCTCGCCCAGGCCGGGCTCCCCCTCGACGGGGCGGCGGAGGCCGCGTGCATACTAGCCTCCAGCGCCGAGGCCGCCGAGATGGAGGGCGACGTGTGGCTCCGGCTGGGCGAGGAGCTCGTAGCGGAGAGGTTCACCGGCCTGGTCTGCGTAGAGTATGAGAGCGGCCACAGCCTCGGCCTGGCGGTGGTCGACGGGGTGGTCTTCGGAGCCCACCTGGCGGACCCGGGGGAGGGCCACGCCTGGGGCGAGGCAGCGCTCGACACTGCTGAGGGGCTCTGGGGCCCCGCCCTCGTGCGCCGCCTCCCCCTCAGCCTGGGGGAGCTGGAGAACCTCACCCCGCGGCTACAGCAGCCCCCGGCCTAGCCAGGCAAGCCTCTCCATGAGGTATAGGCGGTGCCCCGGCCTCGGGTGAGGGTTGACCAGGAAGACCACCCCGGGGCCCCTCCTGGGCCTCAGGCCCAGGAGCGCGTCGA
The sequence above is a segment of the Pyrodictium occultum genome. Coding sequences within it:
- a CDS encoding ABC transporter ATP-binding protein gives rise to the protein MVEVRLENVTKKFGRVVAVDNVSLIFPDGRFSALLAPSGAGKSTLLYLIAGIYKPTSGRIFFGDRDVTDLPPKERNVGLVFQNYALYPHMTVYDNIAFPLRLRKLPREKIDAKVHEVAKLLHIEELLDRYPGQLSGGQQQRVALARALVKEPEVLLLDEPLSNLDALLRLRIRAELKRLQRSLGITAIYVTHDQSEAMSMADMIVVLNRGRVQQVGSPDEVYNAPRNLFVAGFIGSPPANILPGKAEEGRVEVAGSWFTPREDYSRVMAKRGLREVVVAFRPEHARLSQEPVKDTLSIMAEVYVVEPLGKENIVTLTAAGVPLKVVTPPNVRPEAGEKLYVVVPREKVMLFDPETELNLAYLAEEARRSLD
- the thrC gene encoding threonine synthase is translated as MAWEIGYEAGDALGFENEVELQCVACGARYPPHPRLVRCPRCGGLLDVKVEPARPPSWRLWEQRRPGVWRYRELLPAVSGVKPVSIGEGATPLVELENIGRMLGFRRLYAKNEGQNPTGSFKDRGMTVAVTLAKAAGARALVVASTGNTAASVSAYGARAGLRRIVVVPRGKTALGKLAQSVLYGADIVEIEGSFDDALRAVMEAVGRDARLYPLNSFNPWRLEGQKTLAYEVVEALGGEPPDWVVVPVGNAGNISAIWKGFRELHRHGLIDRLPRMAGVQAEGAAPLARAWRKGLNEPLFVDKPETRATAIRIGHPVNWPKAMRAVRESNGVFTMVSDREILRAQAMLARLEGVAVEPASAASLAGLIKLVEEGVISSDETVVIVLTGHGLKDPQAMLEAGARRYVAAGVEDAVKLVTSLAGG
- a CDS encoding tRNA (adenine-N1)-methyltransferase encodes the protein MGGECCRDVVCEGCPVLLVLDERRRFLFRVERGRVQGSDRGVVRHDDLVGLRYGSWVRLSSGALALVLQPRLVDYMERGLRRRSQVIYPKDHGLILMLLDLKPGARVLEIGVGSGYTTIVLAQAVGATGRVYSYEVRSDMLETARKNLETVGLLDRVELKHRDARLGVDEEGLDAAVVDMPDPWAVLPVLHRALRPGAGAVFFLPAVNQVSRLLSAMDLRGGWAETRVYEVLLREYEPRGDALRPKTTMIAHTGYLVYARRVEERPAQVGDRNRG
- a CDS encoding ABC transporter substrate-binding protein — its product is MAQRTGLIAAAVVIIVIIAIAAAITLQRGGKPAATTTAPPATAATTTTAAASSPAATAGQAKPSKPTLTGNIEEDIVAIGRYLAAQGIHKATFTVWGAGDPNSVMRTLAVAEAAYRLNKILEKNGVDFRIEVKQNFRRGGGDKLAEDFAAAFQSNANPDIMANSYKHIARFAEQGYLLDITPYLEKYKSLLGDFYPSLLAAVQYKGRYYGLPQDTEARPLYWRTDVAACIKEKTGNDILAGLAEKIERGEVTWHDIYRYAKLAVESGCSKWGVLHRKGSAHPDLIQFIYAFGGRLYDPEKNMLVLDVPAVYKWLYVEWRMARDHLLPEDMMSWDWAKQIHPAVVSGQTLVWIGGTWHWTEWQTKPYYLDPKTGEKRPLTTEEVKKYFYYTLFAAGDPGDKPVTLSQPFVWMIASNAGKDNPRYSELKDVYHMLAFLLVVKADDPDLVAIHSIISAHLPVRKAAAELIADKAWVEKLAKLQVDLSPEVKNSIADIVKATVNDINVAFLANASNMLKYTHLTPMHPDYPRLADIFASAVDKVLRGEMTPEEAVNYIISKIKADPELSKTVEIVGEIPRDWSFP
- a CDS encoding DHH family phosphoesterase, which produces MAGLEEAWRLLDSARRVHVVSHIDLDGLAAAALLLRWARRRGLEAVHSVAGARGLYRVLRRGLQEAAGRPGTLVVVADLSPRSRSEAEAVAALLRWGQRLAWIDHHEWPPGAREALERAGAVVVHDRSHVTAEIACCVARCGGEDLELVEIARADDSCSEDPRGLAERWRLVLRHLDWEGLRRAAEALAEGDLWPDWARRIYEAEAPRYYEEIRRSTRVDRYEISGVRVAVVTPPPRASGCDVQRLGLVPGPGEVDVAVILYPRGLSIRTWGKLRADCIASRLGGGGHSHVAGAPRPSTSMGPAQVARMVANAAAGCRGL
- a CDS encoding carbohydrate ABC transporter permease is translated as MQLRLPRLRRSGAEWSQLRDVETLPRRRLTLVLGLAVGLATLPLVLLYLLLVLSSFADHMLSGPDIFTARYSLDNWRLLLEGRLEPAAGRLYTARYLAAIVLNTFIVALGVTAVVVAASVMAGYAFSRMRFPGRRRLMELIILLHAFPGVALIIAVYAIYVWSLGAVPRDAVTGYRFLYTILARAALEIPMSIWLMKGFFDKIPWEVEWSALVDGASRLRAFWQIVLPQVKPGIAALSIFAFLAGWEDLIYVHVFLYTGGIKTLATFIEEVVGNIETAYLPVAAAAGTLYLLPTIVFFIITQRLLLEAASGGVKG
- a CDS encoding carbohydrate ABC transporter permease gives rise to the protein MPRPRLGPAAFFLMPALFLIAVFYIAPLMLSIYIGFTPLRDWNLHRYLGSVTTYNYERLLHLLLHDPDVGKIIRTTIVFVSLTLLVNVLGGLALALAAFLMEESISLPTRLAWMLPRMTPIAVYSLIWYYFFLGDRTGTLNSILLRLGVIDKPVDWGTNPALLPYSDWAILVLVNGLVGVSFGMVVFYSALRSIPREHIIAARVDGASTWQLVRHILVPQLRWHLVYVTIWQLLSLVTTYAHIFLLVEWGALDRWWGSTWALYVFNTAFSTGDQGLAAAASTLLVALGVVLGLAALRLLGFQRMMQEPRGEI
- a CDS encoding type 1 glutamine amidotransferase domain-containing protein, with the translated sequence MARRILFLVGPEFEDIELYYPLYRLQEEGYETLVAGPSRDTLPGKRGYSVKPDLVFEEVDPREYVGLVLPGGRGPERIRNNEHVKRIARSFFEDERPVAAICHGPQILISAGVLRGRRATSYPGIKDDVINAGAEWLDQPVVVDGNLVTARVPPDMPAWMREYIRLLKSRGY